In a single window of the Lates calcarifer isolate ASB-BC8 linkage group LG1, TLL_Latcal_v3, whole genome shotgun sequence genome:
- the mid1ip1a gene encoding mid1-interacting protein 1A, with the protein MMMQLPETPNQKNSLFNAMNRFIGAVNNMDQTIMVPSLLRDVPLDEDREMGSLKSDVDEGDMYSYYQLLKSIRTDIEWGVRCAAADERRKESMKITRVNSSASISSSASSSSSASSSSDDDEEEDEDLEKQFQFHLTGLQGVLSKLTLQANSLTKRYKQEIGIGGWGQ; encoded by the coding sequence ATGATGATGCAGCTGCCAGAGACCCCCAACCAGAAAAACTCCCTCTTCAATGCCATGAACCGCTTTATCGGCGCCGTGAACAACATGGACCAGACCATCATGGTGCCGAGCCTACTGCGGGACGTCCCGCTGGACGAGGACAGGGAAATGGGCTCCCTGAAGTCAGACGTGGACGAGGGGGACATGTACAGCTACTACCAGCTGCTCAAGTCCATCCGCACGGACATCGAGTGGGGGGTCCGGTGCGCCGCAGCCGACGAGAGGCGCAAGGAGAGCATGAAGATCACCCGCGTCAACTCGTCCGCGTCCATCTCCTCCTccgcatcctcctcctcctccgcctcctcgtCCTCGGACGACGACGAGGAAGAAGACGAGGATCTGGAGAAACAGTTCCAGTTCCATCTGACCGGGCTGCAAGGGGTGCTGTCCAAGCTCACGCTGCAGGCCAACTCTCTCACCAAGCGCTACAAGCAGGAGATCGGCATCGGGGGATGGGGCCAGTAA
- the tspan7b gene encoding LOW QUALITY PROTEIN: tetraspanin-7b (The sequence of the model RefSeq protein was modified relative to this genomic sequence to represent the inferred CDS: deleted 1 base in 1 codon), translating into METKPVITCLKTLLIVYSFVFWITGAILLAVGVWGKLMLGPYISLIADNSTNAPYVLIGTGTVIIVFGLFGCFATCRGSPWMLKLYAMFLSLVFLAELVAGISGFVFRHEIKGTFRRTYTDAVLNYNAEDEASRAVDNLQHKLRCCGVYNYTSWFASVYYPSNGIPASCCFNSSDCNPEDLRNATIAPNKVYHQGCYELVTSFMETNMAIIAGVTFGIAFSQLIGMLLACCLSRIITANQYEMV; encoded by the exons ATAACAGGAGCCATCCTGCTGGCAGTGGGGGTATGGGGGAAGTTGATGCTGGGCCCGTACATCTCTCTGATAGCCGACAACTCCACCAATGCCCCGTACGTCCTCATTGGCACTGGGACCGTCATCATTGTTTTTGGCCTGTTTGGATGCTTCGCCACCTGCAGAGGAAGCCCATGGATGCTGAAGCTG taTGCCATGTTTCTGTCACTCGTCTTCCTCGCTGAGCTAGTGGCCGGGATCTCTGGATTTGTGTTTCGCCACGAG ATAAAGGGAACCTTTCGCAGGACGTACACCGACGCAGTCTTGAACTACAACGCTGAGGATGAGGCGAGCCGCGCTGTCGATAATTTGCAGCACAAG ctgCGTTGCTGTGGAGTGTATAACTACACTAGCTGGTTTGCCAGTGTGTATTACCCATCCAATGGCATTCCTGCCAGCTGCTGCTTTAACTCCTCTGACTGCAACCCAGAAGACCTCCGCAATGCAACTATAGCCCCGAACAAGGTCTACCACCAG GGCTGCTAC GAGCTGGTCACTTCATTCATGGAAACCAACATGGCCATAATTGCAGGAGTGACGTTTGGGATTGCCTTCTCACAG ctgATTGGCATGTTGCTGGCCTGCTGTCTGTCCAGGATCATCACAGCCAATCAGTATGAGATGGTCTAG